From Pandoraea norimbergensis, the proteins below share one genomic window:
- a CDS encoding ABC transporter permease: MRKRLFSNATIGGLLLAFLVICAILGAVWTPFDPLRIHFPTRLHPPGGVHLLGTDEFGRDELSRLLSGAATSFLIASLTVFFAIVLGCTIGLLAGFARGWTDRIIMTFNNAMLAFPGLLLALGLLTIVGPNQYGIVLALCLAYTPSVVRVVRGAVMSLREREFVESSRVLGNSDLYTMFRHVLPNCIAPISVLATSMFGWVILAESALSFLGLGVPPPAPTWGNMLASARPFISQASYLSIFPGLCIALTLLAINLAGDAVRDRLDPRMRGMK, encoded by the coding sequence ATGAGAAAACGCCTCTTCTCCAACGCCACGATTGGTGGCCTGCTGCTCGCGTTTCTGGTCATCTGCGCCATTCTCGGCGCGGTATGGACGCCGTTCGATCCGCTGCGCATTCATTTCCCCACGCGACTGCATCCGCCGGGCGGTGTGCACCTGCTGGGTACCGACGAGTTTGGCCGCGACGAATTGTCGCGACTGCTCAGCGGCGCGGCGACGAGCTTTCTGATCGCCTCGCTGACGGTGTTCTTCGCCATCGTGCTTGGCTGCACGATCGGCCTGCTGGCGGGCTTCGCCCGCGGCTGGACCGACCGCATCATCATGACGTTCAACAACGCGATGCTGGCGTTTCCGGGGCTACTGCTGGCGCTCGGCCTGCTGACCATCGTCGGCCCGAACCAGTACGGCATCGTGCTCGCGCTGTGTCTGGCGTACACGCCGTCGGTGGTGCGCGTGGTGCGCGGTGCAGTGATGTCGTTGCGCGAACGTGAATTCGTGGAGTCGTCGCGCGTGCTCGGCAATTCCGATCTGTACACGATGTTCCGTCACGTGCTGCCCAATTGCATTGCACCGATCTCGGTGCTGGCGACGTCGATGTTCGGCTGGGTGATTCTGGCCGAGAGCGCGTTGTCGTTCCTCGGTCTGGGCGTACCGCCGCCCGCGCCCACGTGGGGCAACATGCTCGCGTCGGCCCGTCCGTTTATTTCGCAGGCAAGCTATCTGTCGATCTTCCCGGGCCTGTGCATCGCGCTCACGCTGCTGGCCATCAACCTCGCCGGCGATGCCGTGCGAGATCGCCTCGACCCACGCATGCGGGGGATGAAATGA
- a CDS encoding ABC transporter permease codes for MLSSTTDTRSAVPSPRSRAGVPHLVASPWRALAATSRWMVIAVLTIAVLLPLSFIVVQSLLSAPFFDANRTFGIDGYRFIFTDPDFWSAVKNSFIIAFGMLFISIPLGGILAFLMVRTDLPGRRWLEPLLLTPVFVSPMVLAFGYVVAAGPVGFYSVWFRELTGMDAPWSVYSIFAITVIVGLTHVPHVYLYSSAALRNLGSDVEEAARVAGARPFRVALDVSLPMTMPALLFAGVLVFFLGFEVFGLPLVLGDPEGHLVLATYLYKLTNKLGVPSYHLMAAVAMCIVAITFPLVLLQRHLLKRANKYVTVKGKAGRQTVLPLGVWRWIALGIVVTWLLVTVIVPISGIVLRSFVTHWGEGVAIAEVLTLSNFEELFEQDNLVRAILNTLGIGVIGGAMAVGFYSLVAFAGHRRNDWAAKLLDYIVLLPRAVPGLLAGLAFLWIFLFVPGLKELKNSMWSIWVAYTVVWLAYGMRLIQSALLQVGPELEEAGRSVGGTRSRVSLDVTLPLVRFGLLAAWLLIFMIFEREYSTAVYLLSPGTEVIGSLLVSLWATGAVDQVAALSVINIAMVGAGLGVALRFGVKLHG; via the coding sequence ATGCTGTCGTCTACTACCGACACCCGCTCTGCGGTGCCGTCCCCACGCTCGCGCGCTGGCGTGCCCCATCTTGTTGCGTCGCCATGGCGTGCGCTCGCGGCGACCTCGCGCTGGATGGTCATCGCCGTGCTCACGATTGCCGTGCTGCTGCCGCTGTCGTTCATCGTCGTGCAGAGCCTGCTGTCGGCGCCATTCTTCGATGCGAACCGCACGTTCGGTATCGACGGTTACCGCTTCATTTTCACCGACCCCGACTTCTGGTCGGCGGTGAAAAACTCTTTCATCATCGCGTTCGGGATGCTGTTCATCTCGATCCCGCTCGGCGGCATTCTCGCGTTCCTGATGGTGCGTACCGATCTGCCGGGCCGCCGCTGGCTCGAACCGTTGCTGCTCACGCCCGTCTTCGTCTCGCCGATGGTGCTCGCATTCGGCTACGTGGTCGCCGCCGGCCCCGTCGGTTTCTACTCGGTGTGGTTCCGTGAACTCACGGGCATGGATGCGCCGTGGTCGGTCTATTCGATCTTCGCGATCACCGTGATCGTGGGCCTCACCCACGTGCCCCACGTCTACCTCTACTCGTCGGCTGCGCTGCGCAACCTCGGCTCCGACGTGGAAGAAGCCGCCCGCGTCGCCGGTGCGCGCCCGTTCCGCGTCGCACTCGACGTGAGCCTGCCGATGACCATGCCTGCGCTACTGTTCGCGGGCGTGCTGGTGTTCTTCCTCGGCTTCGAAGTCTTCGGTCTGCCGCTCGTGCTGGGTGACCCTGAAGGTCACCTTGTGCTGGCGACCTACCTGTACAAGCTGACCAACAAACTCGGCGTGCCGTCGTATCACCTGATGGCGGCCGTGGCGATGTGCATCGTGGCGATCACCTTCCCGCTCGTGTTGTTGCAGCGTCACTTGCTCAAGCGCGCCAACAAGTACGTGACGGTCAAGGGCAAGGCTGGACGGCAAACCGTGCTGCCGCTGGGCGTGTGGCGCTGGATTGCGCTGGGCATCGTCGTGACGTGGCTGCTGGTGACGGTGATTGTGCCGATCTCGGGCATCGTGCTGCGCTCGTTCGTCACGCACTGGGGCGAAGGTGTCGCGATCGCCGAAGTGCTCACGCTCTCTAATTTCGAAGAGCTGTTCGAGCAAGACAACCTCGTGCGCGCGATTCTCAACACGCTCGGTATCGGCGTGATCGGTGGCGCGATGGCCGTAGGTTTCTATTCGCTAGTCGCCTTCGCCGGACACCGTCGCAACGACTGGGCGGCCAAGCTGCTCGACTACATCGTGCTGCTGCCGCGCGCCGTGCCGGGCCTGCTCGCGGGTCTGGCGTTCCTGTGGATCTTCCTCTTCGTGCCGGGCCTGAAGGAACTCAAGAACTCGATGTGGAGCATCTGGGTGGCCTACACGGTGGTGTGGCTCGCCTATGGCATGCGACTCATCCAGAGCGCCCTGCTGCAAGTCGGCCCCGAGCTGGAAGAAGCGGGCCGCAGTGTGGGCGGCACGCGCAGCCGCGTGAGCCTCGACGTCACACTGCCGCTGGTGCGTTTCGGTCTGCTCGCGGCATGGCTGCTCATTTTCATGATTTTCGAGCGTGAATACTCCACCGCCGTCTATCTGCTCTCGCCGGGCACGGAAGTGATCGGCTCACTGCTTGTGTCGCTGTGGGCGACCGGCGCAGTCGATCAGGTGGCCGCGCTCTCTGTCATCAACATCGCGATGGTCGGCGCCGGTCTGGGCGTGGCGTTGCGCTTCGGAGTCAAATTGCATGGATAA
- a CDS encoding ABC transporter permease: MLRFLLSRILAATPTLLIVTVSVFVMIRLVPGDPAQLLLGDLADPVSLAAMRVKMGLDQPWTTQFWIWFSGALHGDLGTSITTGEPVRSLVWARFITSAQVVLCAVLFAALVSVPAGMIAAWKQNKLPDLLLVGGATLLVSMPAFWLGLLILLFFGLKLQWLPVVGYVSIADDWRAGMLYLVMPILTLFLHEIGVLIRMARASTLDVLRLDYVTHARAKGLSERAVLMNHVFRNSFGPTWTLIGLVLGNLLGGIAVVETVFTIPGLGRLLVDSIFARDYPVIQGCLLCVATVYVVVNLVIDLCYPLFDPRVTVQ, encoded by the coding sequence ATGCTTCGTTTTCTGTTGTCCCGGATTCTCGCCGCGACGCCCACGCTGTTGATCGTGACGGTGTCGGTGTTCGTGATGATCCGGCTGGTGCCGGGCGACCCCGCGCAGTTGCTGCTCGGCGACTTGGCCGATCCGGTCTCGCTTGCCGCCATGCGCGTCAAGATGGGGCTCGACCAGCCGTGGACCACGCAGTTCTGGATCTGGTTCTCAGGCGCGCTGCACGGCGATCTGGGCACGTCGATCACCACCGGTGAGCCGGTGCGCTCGCTGGTCTGGGCGCGCTTCATCACCAGCGCGCAGGTCGTGTTGTGTGCCGTGCTGTTCGCGGCACTCGTCTCGGTGCCCGCCGGCATGATCGCTGCGTGGAAGCAGAACAAGCTGCCCGATCTGTTGCTCGTGGGCGGTGCCACGCTGCTGGTGTCGATGCCCGCGTTCTGGCTGGGTCTGTTGATCCTGTTGTTCTTCGGGCTGAAGCTGCAATGGCTGCCGGTGGTGGGCTACGTGTCGATTGCCGACGACTGGCGCGCCGGGATGCTGTATCTCGTCATGCCGATTCTGACGCTGTTTCTGCATGAAATCGGCGTGCTGATTCGCATGGCCCGCGCCAGCACGCTCGACGTGTTGCGTCTCGACTACGTGACCCATGCCCGCGCCAAGGGGTTGTCTGAGCGTGCGGTGCTGATGAATCACGTGTTCCGTAATTCGTTCGGCCCGACGTGGACGCTGATCGGGCTGGTGCTCGGCAACCTGCTCGGCGGCATTGCCGTGGTGGAGACGGTGTTCACTATTCCGGGGCTTGGCCGTTTGCTCGTCGACTCGATCTTCGCCCGCGACTATCCGGTCATTCAGGGGTGTCTGCTGTGTGTGGCGACGGTGTACGTCGTGGTGAACCTCGTGATCGATCTCTGCTATCCCCTCTTTGATCCCCGGGTGACGGTGCAATGA
- a CDS encoding ABC transporter substrate-binding protein: MALAGALCLPGAAFAQTLNVALAADIRSTDPGVNRDDMTDAVVLHVVEGLVGYRENGTVAPLLAESVDVSKDGMTYTFKLRRDVHFHNGAALTSADVLWSWQRYTNPKTGWACLDEFDGRKGLKVTKVSAPDPYTVVMQLNRPASLFLDTLARTYCGMTAVINKASLKPDGTWDKPIGTGPFKLTEWKRGEYVMMNAYAGYKSPPGTRPDGYVGAKAPLVDAVKFAIVPDTASAKAGLQSGALSVARVAPSDVVELQADKRLKIIVGQLASKNALLIQTRDPVVGNQKLRQAIAASLDIPQIAEAISEGHGGPNSSAVPTTSSYYDATQKKSYTYDPALAKRLLKEAGYKGQKIVIFANKRVNVPSYTIAVIAQAMMQAVGINAVIEVLEWTTQLDRYYSGAYQISSFSYSSRIDPALSYEQFSGDKTKQPQKVWEDPRALALIDQSREEPDPVKRQAMFDQLHTMMLDQVPLILLSNGVEPWAVGRRVEGFAAWEGKPRLWQTRLAK; encoded by the coding sequence ATGGCACTGGCCGGCGCGCTGTGCCTGCCGGGCGCGGCGTTCGCGCAGACGCTTAACGTGGCGCTTGCCGCCGATATCCGCTCGACGGACCCCGGCGTGAATCGCGACGACATGACCGATGCTGTCGTGTTGCATGTGGTCGAAGGGCTGGTCGGTTATCGCGAGAACGGCACCGTTGCCCCGTTGCTGGCCGAATCGGTGGACGTCTCGAAAGACGGCATGACCTACACGTTCAAGCTGCGCCGCGACGTGCATTTCCATAACGGCGCGGCGCTCACGTCGGCCGATGTGCTCTGGAGCTGGCAGCGCTACACGAACCCGAAGACGGGCTGGGCCTGTCTGGATGAGTTCGATGGCCGCAAGGGCCTGAAGGTGACGAAGGTCAGCGCGCCCGATCCGTACACCGTAGTGATGCAGCTCAACCGCCCGGCAAGCCTGTTCCTCGACACGCTGGCACGCACCTACTGCGGCATGACGGCGGTGATCAACAAGGCCTCGCTGAAGCCCGACGGCACGTGGGACAAGCCCATCGGCACGGGGCCGTTCAAGCTGACGGAGTGGAAGCGCGGCGAGTACGTGATGATGAACGCGTATGCCGGATACAAGTCGCCGCCGGGCACGCGTCCCGATGGCTACGTGGGTGCGAAAGCCCCGCTGGTCGATGCGGTGAAGTTCGCCATCGTGCCGGACACGGCGAGCGCCAAGGCCGGGCTGCAATCGGGCGCGTTGTCCGTCGCACGTGTTGCACCGTCGGACGTGGTGGAGCTTCAGGCCGACAAGCGGCTCAAGATCATCGTCGGCCAACTGGCGTCGAAGAACGCGCTGCTGATCCAGACGCGCGATCCGGTGGTCGGCAATCAGAAGCTGCGGCAGGCGATTGCCGCGTCGCTCGATATCCCGCAGATCGCCGAGGCCATTTCGGAAGGTCACGGCGGCCCCAATTCATCGGCGGTGCCGACGACGTCGTCGTACTACGACGCGACGCAGAAGAAGAGCTACACGTACGACCCGGCACTGGCCAAACGTCTGCTGAAAGAGGCGGGCTACAAGGGCCAGAAGATCGTGATCTTCGCCAACAAGCGTGTGAACGTGCCGAGCTACACCATCGCCGTTATCGCGCAAGCCATGATGCAGGCGGTGGGGATCAATGCGGTGATCGAAGTGCTGGAGTGGACGACGCAACTGGATCGTTATTACAGCGGCGCGTATCAAATCAGCTCGTTCTCGTATTCGTCGCGCATCGACCCGGCGCTGAGCTATGAGCAGTTCTCGGGCGACAAGACGAAACAGCCGCAAAAGGTCTGGGAAGACCCGCGTGCGCTGGCGCTGATCGATCAAAGCCGCGAGGAACCCGACCCTGTGAAACGGCAGGCTATGTTCGACCAACTGCACACGATGATGCTCGATCAGGTGCCGCTCATCCTGCTGAGCAACGGTGTTGAGCCGTGGGCGGTGGGCCGCCGCGTGGAAGGCTTTGCCGCTTGGGAAGGCAAACCGCGCCTGTGGCAGACGCGACTCGCGAAATAA
- a CDS encoding ABC transporter substrate-binding protein produces the protein MKQTQLLGRCVAAAALFATGLSVAHAQVPAGYPANYQATIDGAKKEGKLIVYSVTDTALVRPLIKDFEALYGVKVEYNDMNSTELYNRYISEYAANSTSADVLWSSAMDLQVKLVNDGTMASYESPESSHIPQWAQYQKQAYGTTYEPLAIVYNKRLLPADQVPQTRVELIKLLQSDPAKFKGKVTTYDIEKSGVGFNYLTQDARVNPEVTWELVGAMGALNPKLQSSTGAMMERISSGENLIGYNILGSYAFAKAKKDPSIGYVYPRDYTQVVSRLVTISKKAKNVNAAKLWVDYLLSKRGQTLLANQANLFSIRADVEGETSMANLTQQLGAALKPIPIGAGLLVYLDQSKRLEFLKRWQQSIKR, from the coding sequence ATGAAGCAAACGCAACTGCTTGGGCGCTGCGTGGCCGCTGCCGCACTGTTCGCGACCGGCCTGTCCGTCGCTCACGCGCAGGTGCCCGCCGGATACCCGGCGAACTATCAGGCCACCATCGACGGCGCCAAGAAAGAAGGCAAGCTGATCGTGTACTCAGTGACCGACACCGCCCTCGTGCGTCCGCTCATCAAGGACTTCGAGGCGCTCTACGGTGTGAAGGTCGAGTACAACGACATGAACAGCACCGAGCTGTACAACCGCTACATCAGCGAGTACGCCGCCAACAGCACCAGCGCCGACGTGCTCTGGAGCTCAGCCATGGACCTCCAGGTCAAGCTCGTGAACGACGGCACGATGGCGAGCTACGAATCGCCCGAGTCATCGCACATCCCCCAATGGGCGCAGTACCAGAAGCAGGCTTACGGCACGACCTACGAGCCGCTCGCCATCGTCTACAACAAGCGTCTGCTGCCGGCCGACCAAGTGCCGCAAACGCGTGTCGAACTCATCAAGCTGTTGCAGTCGGACCCGGCCAAGTTCAAGGGCAAGGTCACGACCTATGACATCGAGAAGTCCGGCGTGGGCTTCAACTACCTCACGCAAGACGCGCGCGTGAACCCGGAAGTCACGTGGGAACTCGTCGGCGCGATGGGTGCCCTCAACCCGAAGCTGCAATCGAGCACGGGCGCGATGATGGAGCGCATTTCGTCGGGTGAGAACCTGATCGGCTACAACATTCTCGGCTCGTACGCGTTTGCCAAGGCGAAAAAAGACCCGTCGATCGGCTACGTCTACCCGCGCGATTACACGCAGGTGGTGAGCCGTCTGGTCACCATCTCGAAGAAGGCCAAGAACGTCAACGCCGCCAAGCTGTGGGTCGACTACCTGCTCTCGAAGCGCGGCCAGACGCTGCTCGCGAATCAAGCCAACCTGTTCTCGATCCGCGCCGACGTGGAAGGCGAGACCTCGATGGCCAACCTCACGCAGCAATTGGGCGCTGCGCTCAAGCCGATTCCGATCGGTGCGGGCCTGCTCGTCTATCTCGACCAATCCAAGCGCCTCGAATTCCTGAAGCGCTGGCAACAGTCGATCAAGCGCTGA
- a CDS encoding ABC transporter ATP-binding protein: MSLARTELSEHIDLSSGPSAMPHSSSSLNVSAAPDARAIPAKSVLSVENLTLTIGQGGREIVSNVSFDIAPGEIVGIVGESGSGKTQAARAVLRLNPEPVVRAGGRIVFAGEDMAQASVKRLRELRGGSIGMVFQEPMTSLNPSMTIGRQLGEALRLHRPKMSAAERNERILDMLNRIGMRDPKGALTAWPHEFSGGMRQRIMLASVMLLAPALLIADEPTTALDALVQRDVLELLVSLTREHDTAVLMISHDLPMVARYTERMVVMERGKVVERGTTADVLAAPREPYTRKLLMAMPHRLPAREPITLAPVVDVKGLSVEYAGRQRLFSKTERKQALKDVSVHVRPGEVVAVVGASGSGKTTLGRTIAGLIQPSGGEILFDGRAIHRSDAAWREYRLNCQMVFQDPSASLNPRMTVRQLVGEGLRHVSGLSRADVQNRVDEVLTEVGLETAHGTRLPHELSGGQRQRVAIARAIVRRPSFVIADEPVSALDVTVRAQVLEVFAKLQRSHGFSCLFISHDLGVVEQLADRVIVMRDGAIVEQGTRDEVFDTPRHEYTRELLRAIPMLTPTSGGGVALRQRSCGPETSAI, encoded by the coding sequence ATGAGCCTTGCGCGTACCGAGCTCTCCGAGCACATCGACCTCTCGTCCGGGCCCTCTGCGATGCCGCATTCGTCGTCTTCTCTGAACGTGTCTGCCGCACCCGATGCACGCGCTATCCCCGCGAAGTCGGTGCTTTCGGTGGAAAACCTCACGCTGACGATCGGTCAGGGTGGCCGCGAGATCGTCTCCAACGTGTCGTTCGACATCGCCCCGGGCGAGATCGTCGGCATCGTGGGCGAGTCGGGCAGCGGCAAAACGCAGGCGGCGCGCGCCGTGTTGCGCCTGAACCCCGAGCCGGTGGTGCGGGCAGGTGGACGCATCGTGTTCGCCGGCGAAGATATGGCGCAGGCCAGCGTGAAGCGGCTGCGCGAGTTGCGCGGCGGCAGTATCGGCATGGTGTTTCAAGAGCCGATGACGTCGCTCAATCCGTCGATGACCATCGGGCGGCAGTTGGGCGAGGCGTTGCGTCTGCATCGCCCGAAGATGTCGGCGGCCGAGCGCAACGAGCGCATTCTCGACATGCTCAACCGTATCGGCATGCGTGACCCCAAAGGGGCGCTCACGGCGTGGCCGCACGAGTTCTCGGGCGGTATGCGCCAGCGCATCATGCTCGCGTCGGTGATGTTGCTGGCACCGGCCTTGCTGATTGCTGATGAACCGACCACCGCCCTTGACGCACTCGTGCAGCGCGACGTGCTGGAGTTGCTGGTATCGCTCACCCGTGAGCACGACACTGCCGTGCTGATGATCAGCCATGATCTGCCGATGGTGGCGCGTTACACCGAGCGCATGGTGGTGATGGAGCGCGGCAAGGTGGTAGAGCGTGGCACGACGGCGGATGTGCTCGCCGCGCCGCGTGAGCCGTACACCCGCAAGCTGTTGATGGCGATGCCGCATCGGCTGCCCGCACGTGAGCCGATTACGCTCGCACCTGTGGTCGACGTGAAAGGGCTGTCAGTCGAATACGCGGGGCGTCAGCGGTTGTTCTCGAAGACCGAACGCAAGCAGGCGCTGAAGGACGTCAGCGTCCATGTGCGCCCGGGTGAAGTGGTGGCGGTGGTGGGGGCGTCAGGGTCGGGCAAGACGACGCTGGGCCGCACCATTGCCGGGCTGATTCAACCATCCGGCGGCGAGATTCTGTTCGATGGCCGCGCGATCCATCGCTCCGATGCCGCATGGCGTGAATACCGCCTGAATTGCCAGATGGTGTTTCAGGACCCGAGCGCCTCACTCAATCCGAGAATGACGGTGCGTCAGTTGGTCGGGGAAGGGCTGCGTCACGTATCGGGGCTGTCGCGCGCCGACGTGCAGAACCGTGTCGATGAAGTGCTCACCGAAGTCGGGCTTGAAACCGCCCACGGAACACGGTTGCCGCACGAACTCTCCGGTGGACAGCGCCAACGCGTGGCGATTGCCCGTGCGATCGTTCGGCGGCCGTCGTTCGTGATTGCCGACGAACCCGTCTCTGCGCTGGACGTCACGGTGCGCGCGCAAGTGCTCGAAGTGTTCGCCAAACTTCAGCGCAGCCATGGCTTCTCGTGCCTGTTCATCAGCCACGATCTGGGCGTGGTGGAACAGTTGGCCGACCGGGTTATCGTGATGCGCGACGGCGCCATTGTCGAACAAGGAACACGCGACGAAGTGTTCGACACGCCGCGACACGAATACACTCGCGAATTGCTGCGCGCGATACCGATGCTCACGCCCACGTCCGGTGGCGGTGTCGCCCTGCGTCAGCGTTCGTGTGGACCGGAGACATCGGCAATATGA
- a CDS encoding ABC transporter ATP-binding protein, with product MDKLVVDNLFLSYGTNPILKGVSFELKAGEVVCLLGASGSGKTTLLRAVAGLEQPSEGRIALDDQVFFDGAKGIDCPVEQRSLGLVFQSYALWPHRTVADNVGYGLKLRKVGATERRERVQSALDQLGLGHLAERFPFQLSGGQQQRVAIARALVYNPPVILLDEPLSNLDAKLREEARAWLRELIVSLGLSALCVTHDQTEAMAMSDRILLLRNGRIEQEGTPAELYGSPRSLYTAEFMGSNNRIDATVSAVDGEFVTLAGDGFALQARARDTLAPGQDAQAVIRLERVQVADGPGHNRVGAQLVTSMYLGDRWEYLFHCGALRFRAFGHVPRDPGHHWIEFPANDCWAFAQSNA from the coding sequence ATGGATAAGCTCGTCGTCGACAACCTCTTTCTGAGCTATGGCACCAACCCGATCCTCAAGGGTGTGTCGTTCGAACTCAAAGCCGGTGAAGTCGTGTGTCTGCTCGGCGCATCGGGCAGTGGCAAGACCACGCTCCTGCGTGCCGTCGCCGGTCTCGAACAGCCGTCGGAAGGCCGCATCGCGCTGGACGATCAGGTCTTCTTCGACGGTGCGAAAGGCATCGATTGCCCCGTCGAACAACGCTCGCTCGGGCTGGTGTTCCAGTCGTATGCGCTGTGGCCGCACCGCACGGTGGCCGATAACGTCGGCTACGGCCTGAAGCTGCGCAAGGTCGGTGCAACTGAGCGCCGTGAGCGCGTGCAAAGCGCGCTCGATCAACTGGGCCTCGGCCATCTTGCCGAGCGCTTTCCGTTCCAGTTGTCGGGCGGTCAACAACAGCGCGTGGCCATCGCCCGCGCACTCGTCTACAACCCGCCCGTCATTCTGCTCGACGAGCCGCTCTCGAACCTCGACGCCAAGCTGCGCGAAGAAGCACGGGCGTGGCTGCGCGAGTTGATCGTCTCGCTGGGTCTGTCGGCGCTGTGCGTGACGCACGACCAGACCGAAGCCATGGCGATGTCCGATCGCATTTTGCTGTTGCGCAACGGCCGCATCGAGCAGGAGGGCACCCCGGCAGAACTGTACGGCTCGCCACGCTCGCTCTACACGGCGGAGTTCATGGGCAGCAACAACCGCATCGACGCGACCGTGAGCGCGGTCGATGGCGAGTTCGTCACGTTGGCAGGCGACGGCTTCGCCTTGCAGGCCCGTGCCCGCGACACGCTCGCACCGGGTCAGGACGCGCAGGCCGTGATTCGCCTTGAGCGCGTGCAAGTGGCCGATGGCCCGGGTCACAACCGCGTGGGCGCGCAACTCGTCACGTCGATGTATCTGGGCGACCGCTGGGAATACCTCTTCCATTGCGGCGCGCTGCGCTTCCGCGCGTTCGGTCACGTGCCGCGCGACCCCGGCCATCACTGGATCGAATTCCCGGCCAACGACTGCTGGGCGTTTGCACAATCCAACGCCTAA
- a CDS encoding porin yields MKRSSIGLAATTALGVLGAALASQAHAQSNVTIYGIVDAGVEYVNHASDNGGAARAVSGGKNTSRFGFKGSEDLGNDLKAVFQLESGINLVNGQFDDGPGAIFDRRATVGLSQKKWGQVTIGRTFTTTYDYMLQFDPMGYAPNYSWATSSTATGARKDGLFSRSANAVRYDGEFNGLKLGAMYGFGNVPGSMKTSSKYDFAVGYENGPFAVVATYDRQNGAGTSTSPADTTDYIQGIHAGASYSFGPAKVMAGYRNYKKTFITAGTASLRSDMYWLGGSYDFTPAFTLYGAIYHQDIKDAGDADPTLISLRAQYAMSKRTSLYLSGGYAFAKHGQKVSLSRDLVGAADTQVGVTAGIQHRF; encoded by the coding sequence ATGAAACGAAGCAGTATCGGTCTGGCCGCAACGACGGCACTGGGCGTGCTGGGCGCCGCGCTGGCCAGCCAGGCACACGCACAGTCGAATGTGACGATTTACGGGATCGTCGACGCCGGCGTGGAGTATGTGAACCATGCGAGCGACAACGGCGGTGCAGCACGTGCCGTATCGGGCGGCAAGAACACGTCGCGCTTCGGCTTCAAGGGCTCGGAAGATCTGGGCAACGACCTCAAGGCCGTGTTCCAGTTGGAAAGCGGTATCAATCTGGTCAACGGCCAGTTCGATGACGGCCCCGGCGCGATCTTCGATCGCCGCGCCACGGTCGGCCTGTCGCAGAAGAAGTGGGGGCAAGTGACCATCGGCCGTACGTTCACGACGACGTACGACTACATGCTCCAGTTCGACCCGATGGGTTATGCACCGAACTACTCGTGGGCCACCAGCTCGACCGCCACGGGCGCCCGCAAGGACGGCCTGTTCTCGCGCTCGGCCAACGCCGTGCGCTACGACGGTGAATTCAACGGTCTGAAACTCGGTGCGATGTACGGTTTCGGCAACGTGCCGGGCAGCATGAAGACCAGCTCGAAGTACGACTTCGCCGTCGGCTACGAGAACGGTCCGTTCGCCGTGGTGGCGACGTACGACCGCCAGAACGGTGCAGGCACGAGCACGAGCCCTGCCGACACCACCGACTACATTCAGGGCATTCACGCGGGCGCGAGCTACAGCTTTGGCCCCGCGAAGGTCATGGCTGGGTACCGCAACTACAAGAAGACGTTCATCACGGCGGGTACGGCATCGCTGCGCAGCGATATGTACTGGCTGGGTGGATCGTACGACTTCACGCCGGCCTTCACGCTGTATGGCGCTATTTACCATCAGGACATCAAGGACGCGGGCGATGCCGACCCGACGCTGATCTCGCTGCGCGCGCAATACGCGATGTCCAAGCGTACGTCGTTGTACCTGTCGGGCGGCTACGCGTTTGCGAAGCACGGCCAGAAGGTCAGCCTGTCGCGTGACCTCGTCGGTGCCGCCGACACGCAGGTCGGTGTGACCGCCGGTATCCAGCACCGCTTCTGA
- a CDS encoding GntR family transcriptional regulator yields the protein MSTEKSAQNLVDRIVQDIQAGVLTPGSWLKQIDLQTRYDVTRLEVRRALDQLTVMRVTAHVPNCGYHIESIDTDRLHDIREMRVIVELGAAADLIDHVTPAQIVRLRELAEQFHALTFDGTVLDMHPVNAEFHGLLYSACQNKELPKLILELRTRMPSGMATQNRTRARIEASSLEHFAIVDAVEARDLKALQRVIAAHVRQPATPAKPAKPGKASPSRGTVKTKSSVEKK from the coding sequence ATGAGTACCGAAAAAAGCGCGCAAAACCTGGTGGACCGCATCGTCCAAGACATTCAAGCGGGCGTGCTTACGCCCGGCAGCTGGCTCAAGCAGATCGATTTGCAGACCCGCTACGACGTGACGCGTCTGGAAGTGCGGCGCGCACTCGATCAGTTGACGGTCATGCGCGTGACCGCGCATGTGCCCAACTGCGGCTATCACATCGAGTCGATCGACACCGACCGTCTGCATGACATTCGCGAGATGCGCGTCATCGTGGAACTCGGGGCGGCCGCCGATCTGATCGATCACGTGACCCCGGCGCAGATTGTCCGGTTGCGCGAGCTTGCCGAGCAGTTTCATGCGCTGACCTTTGACGGTACGGTGCTCGACATGCACCCCGTCAACGCGGAATTTCACGGTCTGCTGTACTCCGCATGCCAGAACAAAGAACTGCCCAAACTGATTCTGGAACTGCGCACGCGCATGCCGTCAGGCATGGCGACGCAAAACCGCACGCGCGCGCGTATCGAAGCGTCGTCGCTTGAGCACTTTGCCATCGTTGACGCCGTCGAAGCCCGCGATCTCAAGGCGCTGCAACGCGTCATCGCGGCGCACGTGCGACAACCGGCTACGCCCGCCAAACCGGCTAAGCCCGGCAAGGCAAGCCCGTCGCGTGGCACCGTCAAAACCAAGTCGTCCGTGGAGAAGAAATGA